One genomic segment of Brassica napus cultivar Da-Ae chromosome A3, Da-Ae, whole genome shotgun sequence includes these proteins:
- the LOC106441156 gene encoding histone-lysine N-methyltransferase SETD1B has translation MKKTSSRSQRGSRGIKGKHVLQICVLLGVCIWLIYQVKYSHDKKKEFYETDDKKLSEKEDGMVKLGRKDLLPGYHKNVEEKHVEDDEDEDHGEEGKESKSEVENGTHEEEEEEVAEEDEEDKSKVGEEVVEEDEEENKHEEDDDIDEQDQSKTAGDADKDDESLEEEKEKETDHADEVDMTVDEAREEHYKADDASSAVSHESRILNTEKLKESSDNSTGTVQENNANATVSEAEVQKEPVLEKTTTEVKDGDSEPSRGEATVNGNSTEAVLEASGFLQNETRIMQERSQEDGASPSGSSVVKLEQTRDESAPNITVSANVTNIDPIQDDSRNSTSESSSLIENISGSNTTEVKENTRSEGSDDETVEYKESSNQFSTEQKEEVDDTPESTMLQEEREALTDPQTLPDIRIEGNEDDQEEEAISAE, from the coding sequence atgaagaaaacatcaagCAGAAGCCAAAGAGGGAGCAGAGGTATAAAAGGGAAGCATGTCCTACAGATATGTGTTCTGCTTGGAGTCTGCATCTGGCTAATCTACCAAGTGAAGTATTCTCATGATAAGAAGAAGGAATTCTATGAGACTGATGACAAGAAGTTGTCGGAGAAGGAAGATGGAATGGTGAAGCTTGGGAGAAAAGATCTTCTTCCCGGTTATCATAAGAATGTGGAGGAGAAGCATGTGGAAGATGACGAGGATGAAGACCATGGAGAAGAAGGGAAAGAGAGCAAGAGTGAAGTAGAGAATGGTACTcatgaggaggaggaagaagaagtagctgaggaggatgaagaagataagAGCAAGGTAGGAGAGGAAGTAGTTGAAGAGGATGAGGAAGAGAACAAacatgaggaagatgatgatatcgatgaacaagatcaaagtaAAACGGCTGGAGATGCTGATAAGGATGATGAATCgcttgaagaagagaaggaaaaaGAGACTGATCATGCAGATGAGGTTGATATGACTGTTGACGAGGCGCGCGAGGAGCATTACAAGGCTGATGATGCTTCCAGTGCGGTGTCTCATGAGTCTCGGATACTGAACACTGAGAAACTTAAAGAAAGCTCTGATAATTCAACAGGAACAGTTCAGGAGAACAATGCCAACGCCACTGTAAGCGAGGCTGAGGTTCAGAAGGAACCTGTCTTGGAGAAAACAACCACAGAAGTGAAAGATGGTGACAGTGAACCATCCAGAGGTGAAGCAACAGTTAATGGGAATTCAACAGAAGCAGTTCTTGAAGCTTCAGGGTTTCTGCAGAATGAAACAAGAATCATGCAAGAACGGAGTCAAGAAGATGGTGCATCGCCTTCAGGGTCCTCTGTTGTCAAACTTGAGCAGACACGTGATGAATCTGCTCCCAACATCACTGTTTCCGCAAACGTTACCAACATAGATCCCATTCAAGATGACTCCAGGAACTCGACTTCAGAGTCTTCTTCTCTAATAGAAAACATCTCAGGCTCAAACACAACTGAGGTGAAGGAGAATACAAGGTCTGAAGGTAGTGATGATGAAACAGTTGAATATAAGGAAAGTTCAAACCAGTTCTCCACAGAGCAAAAGGAGGAAGTAGATGATACTCCTGAAAGCACAATGTtgcaagaagagagagaagctctCACTGATCCACAAACCTTGCCGGATATAAGAATAGAAGGGAATGAAGacgatcaagaagaagaagccatctCAGCAGAGTAA
- the LOC106441157 gene encoding inositol-tetrakisphosphate 1-kinase 2, translating into MFGTLASGDIEPARLRRDLRITCNLGFSCGGFEDIGMRLEGENLVPRGAEENREVVAETAPFQVERPLFQQTQKLVVGYALTPKKKKSFLQPKLEFMARRKGICFVPIDLNRPLSEQGPFDVVLHKLLGKEWQDVIEDYQQKHPEVTVLDPPSAIKRIYNRQSMLQGMADLNLSDCSGSIYVPKQLVVLKDSASSADRVVEAGLKFPLVAKPLWIDGTAKSHQLFLAYDKHSLAELEPPLVLQEFVNHGGVMFKVFVVGDIIKVVRRFSLPNVSSNCEKAKANGVFKFPRVSSAAASADNADLEPSVAELPPKPFLEALVKELRTLLGLRLFNIDMIREHGSKNVFSVIDINYFPGYGKMPDYEPVVVDFFHNLAQAKHKKRHYK; encoded by the exons atGTTTGGGACTCTCGCTTCCGGAGATATCGAACCCGCCAGATTGAGGCGTGATTTGAGGATAACGTGCAATCTAGGGTTCTCCTGCGGCGGATTTGAGGACATCGGTATGAGATTGGAAGGCGAGAACTTGGTGCCACGCGGCGCTGAGGAAAACCGAGAAGTGGTGGCCGAAACGGCGCCGTTTCAGGTCGAGCGGCCTCTGTTTCAGCAGACGCAGAAACTTGTTGTGGGGTACGCTCTGActcccaagaagaagaagagtttctTGCAGCCCAAGCTTGAATTCATGGCTAG GAGAAAAGGCATCTGCTTTGTCCCCATCGATTTGAACCGTCCACTTTCTGAACAAGGGCCTTTTGATGTCGTTTTGCATAAG CTACTGGGAAAAGAGTGGCAAGACGTTATTGAG GATTACCAGCAGAAACACCCTGAAGTGACTGTGCTTGATCCTCCAAGTGCAATAAAGCGTATATATAATCGACAATCGATGCTTCAGGGTATGGCAGATTTGAATCTGTCAGATTGCAGTG GCAGCATTTATGTTCCAAAACAATTGGTTGTCTTGAAAGATTCAGCATCTAGTGCAGATAGAGTTGTGGAAGCTGGTCTTAAATTTCCACTAG TTGCAAAGCCACTCTGGATCGATGGAACTGCAAAGTCACATCAGTTGTTCTTAGCTTATGACAAGCACTCACTGGCAGAACTTGAACCGCCTTTAGTCCTGCAAGAGTTTGTTAATCATG GTGGAGTAATGTTCAAGGTCTTTGTGGTGGGTGATATTATAAAAGTGGTGAGACGGTTCTCTCTACCAAACGTGAGTAGTAACTGCGAAAAAGCCAAAGCTAATGGCGTCTTCAAATTCCCGAGGGTTTCATCTGCTGCTGCTTCAGCGGATAATGCAGACTTGGAACCTAGCGTTGCTGAGCTGCCTCCAAAGCCTTTCCTTGAGGCACTTGTGAAAGAGCTGCGAACCTTATTG GGACTTCGGCTTTTCAACATAGACATGATCAGAGAACATGGGAGCAAGAATGTCTTTTCTGTTATTGACATCAATTATTTTCCTG GTTATGGAAAGATGCCAGATTACGAGCCAGTAGTTGTAGATTTCTTCCACAATCTGGCGCAAGCCAAACATAAGAAGAGACACTATAAATGA
- the LOC125607234 gene encoding uncharacterized protein LOC125607234 translates to MSSSSNDEVYEVFEEMVDQQIDDFIDSVLTKEPKRRVYIERDREQGHNQLWQDYFSENPTYTHDMFRRRFRMNKSLFLRIVERLGNEILYFQQRRNGHGRNGLSTLQKCTSAIRSLAYGHAGDVNDEYLRLAASTAILCLENFAEAIILLFGEEYLRTPTTEDLQRLLDAGEARGFPGMIGSIDCRAPKVKFKVNSHTYRMTYYLTDGIYPNWATFIQSIPLPQGPKAQKFAERQESVRKDVERAFGVLQSRFAIVKNPALKWDKEKIGKIMRTCVILHNMIVEDERHGYTLADTSEFESGESSRSAKVKTRESVNVDMLNIRNQIRDPSVHERLKADLVENVWEKFGNRDE, encoded by the exons atgtcAAGCTCCTCAAATGAtgaagtatatgaagtttttgaGGAAATGGTGGACCAACAAATCGATGATTTCATCGACTCTGTTCTAACCAAAGAGCCGAAGAGACGAGTATACATCGAAAGAGATCGGGAACAAGGACACAATCAACTATGGCAGGATTACTTCAGTGAAAATCCTACATACACACACGACATGTTTAGGCggcgttttcgaatgaacaagtctttgttccttcgcattgtcgaACGCCTAGGTAATGAAATTCTATACTTTCAGCAACGAAGAAATGGTCATGGAAGGAACGGCCTCTCTACACTTCAAAAATGCACTTCAGCCATCCGATCGTTGGCATACGGTCACGCGGGCGATGTcaatgacgaatatctccgacttgctGCAAGTACTGCAATTTTATGTTTGGAGAATTTTGCAGAAGCGATAATACTTTTGTTTGGAGAGGAGTATCTAAGAACACCTACAACAGAAGATCTTCAAAGACTACTTGACGCTGGAGAGGCACGCGGGTTTCCGGGGATGATAggcagcatcgatt gtcgagcacCTAAAGTGAAGTTCAAGGTCAACAGCCACACTTATCGTATGACCTACTATCTGACCGATGGAATTTATCCTAATTgggcaacatttatccaatccatcccgcttcctcaaggtcctaaagccCAGAAATTTGCAGAAAGACAAGAATCAgtcagaaaagatgtcgaacgggcATTTGGAGTCTTGCAATCGAGGTTTGCAATTGTAAAAAACCCTGCTCTAAAATGGGACAAGGAAAAGATAGGAAAGATAATGAGAACGtgtgtcatattgcacaatatgatagtcgaGGATGAACGACACGGATACACTCTAGCTGATACATCTGAGTTCGAGTCAGGAGAATCTAGCCGAAGTGCGAAGGTGAAAACGAGAGAAAGTGTGAATGTCGATATGCTTAACATTCGCAATCAAATTCGGGATCCAAGCGTACATGAgcgtttgaaagctgatttagttgaaaatgtTTGGGAAAAATTTGGTAATCGTGATGAATAA
- the BNAA03G50640D gene encoding protein SHORT HYPOCOTYL IN WHITE LIGHT 1 produces MPLSASISSPSSLALLSTRSRSPLSFFISTPKTLIISRTRDPPCTSLFASRRPRDFINGRRDGFVDGDRSWNRKIKPEYGIDEDYEEDEDEEEEEEEEEDRSLDLLLRFVENVFRKVSKRARKAVRSVLPVSISTKLVGFSVNGVLILAFLWILKAFLEVACTLGTIVFTSILFIRGLWAGVAYVQESRNNRINELADDPRAWNGVQPAS; encoded by the exons ATGCCACTGTCCGCATCAATATCATCGCCGTCTTCTCTCGCTCTTCTCTCAACCCGATCACGATCgcctctctccttcttcatctccactcccaaaaccctaatcatCTCCAGAACCCGTGATCCTCCTTGCACTTCCCTTTTTGCTTCCCGGCGACCCCGCGACTTCATCAAC GGGAGGAGGGATGGTTTCGTAGACGGTGATCGGAGCTGGAACCGGAAGATCAAACCGGAGTATGGGATCGATGAGGATTACGAAGAGGACGAagacgaggaggaggaggaggaagaagaagaagatagaagcTTGGATCTTTTACTTCGGTTCGTCGAGAACGTCTTCAGAAAAGTTTCGAAGCGAGCAAGGAAAGCCGTCCGATCTGTTTTGCCTGTTTCCATCTCCACCAAGCTG GTGGGCTTCTCAGTGAACGGCGTACTTATACTTGCATTTTTATGGATCTTGAAGGCCTTTCTCGAG GTAGCTTGCACACTTGGGACTATTGTATTTACGAGCATTCTATTTATACGGGGACTTTGGGCTGGTGTAGCATACGTACAAGAAAGCCGCAACAACAGGATCAATGAACTTGCTGATGACCCGCGTGCATGGAACGGGGTGCAGCCAGCTTCTTGA
- the BNAA03G50650D gene encoding protein SOB FIVE-LIKE 5 — protein MLGSSEWSSGCESGWTLYLDHSVSSFPSSSCFRDINGFENRRRSKDSWSQNYVHQEEDEEEDLSMMSDASSGPRNVCEEDSVKKLNSVGPKKQNKSEKKRRDYEKMNSVLDDTASSHMLQKSVGGNKIEQTFPESTLDYSQGFSATHIQDKAAFQEQYGYLQMETRY, from the exons ATGTTGGGTTCATCAGAATGGAGTAGTGGATGCGAGTCAGGATGGACTTTGTACTTAGACCAttctgtttcttcttttccAAGTTCTTCTTGTTTCCGAGACATTAATGGGTTTGaaaacagaagaagaagcaaagatTCTTGGAGTCAAAACTACGTgcatcaagaagaagatgaagaagaagatttgtCGATGATGTCAGATGCATCTTCTGGCCCAAGGAATGTTTGCGAGGAAGATTCTGTGAAAAAGTTAAACAGTGTTGGTCCCAAGAAACAGAACAAgagtgaaaagaaaagaagagattatgagaaaaTGAACTCGGTTCTTGATGATACTGCTAGTTCTCAT ATGTTGCAGAAAAGTGTGGGTGGTAATAAGATAGAGCAAACCTTTCCAGAGAGTACATTGGATTATTCGCAAGGCTTCTCGGCAACTCACATTCAG GACAAAGCAGCATTCCAAGAACAATATGGTTATTTGCAAATGGAAACAAGATACTAG